The sequence below is a genomic window from Pleuronectes platessa chromosome 13, fPlePla1.1, whole genome shotgun sequence.
CTGGCCACGCGAGGAGTGAGTGATGTCCAATGTTTGAACTTCTCCACCAGTtgactttttttactttccagTCCAACCAGTTTCATTCTCGCTCTCGCCAGGTGAAGCATTTGAACTTCTACGATATCGTGCTGGACTTCATCCTGATGGATTCGTTTGAGGACCTGGAGAATCCACCGGTCTCCATCCAGAACGTTGTCAACAACCGCTGGCTCAACAGCTCCTTCAAGGAAACCGTGAGTGAACCAGAATCTGAGCTACGGAGAACTGGAGAAGATAAGTGGAGGTTGAGGCTTTTCAACTTTAATATTTGGTTTGTGTTCGACAGGCGGTGGCTTCCAGCTGTTGGTCAGTGCTGAAGCAGAAGAGGCAGCACATGAAGGTACAAGTCTGGAACCTTCACAATGGAAGAGATGTTGATGATCTGACATCTTCATCTCTAGTCCCTCAGTCCCAGACCCATGTGTTTTAATATTCTCCTGTTTCCTCGGTCTCAGGTTCCCGACGGCTTCATCGCTCATTTCTACGCAGTGTGTGAACAGATCAGCCCGGTCCTGGCCTGGGGCTTCCTGGGTCCCAAGAGCTCCCTGCACgacttctgctgcttcttcaagGTCAGTAGGTCTTTCATATTTAAAGTGTGAGGGTCAGAAGATCAACAGGGACACACGACAACTTCCAGATACACGTTCTATGTGGAGTTTCCCTGTTGACAGCTCTGTATCACAGCTCCCGGGACATTTGCACTGTCAGAGtgaattaatattattaatatgagGTCCAGCTGAAACAAGAAGTTGATAACAGCTAAAATAGTTTGCTGAATATTTAGCGGTTTCATAGCTAACTTTGTGGATATAAGAAAAGATGAATCTTCTGACGTCAATATCAAATTAAGTTTTCATCCATTTCAACATTCTCCCTCAGGACCAGGTGCTGCACTTCCTGAAGGACATTTTCGACCTGGACAACGTGCGTTACTCGTCCGTGGAGAGCCTGGCCGAGGACATGCTCCACCTGCTGCACCGCCGCTCCGAGCTGCTGCTCGCCTACCTGGGCACCGACCCGCTGCGGCAAGTCAGCGGCTGCAGTTCCCCTCAGGTGCAGCTGCTGCCCAGCGCTCTGCTGGGGGAGGAGGTTCAGACGCAGGTCCTCAAAGAACACACATGAGAACCACAGCATTTATCTTCAGCCCCAGTCGGACCAGAGCAGCCTGTCGGTGTGGAAACTAACACATCAGAGCCCGACAGGCTCATGACTTCACCCTCTGACCTCACCTACTACTGTATCTACTGTAGAATATAAACGTTAAACCCATTTCCCATCATACCTTGTGCTCTCATCGCTCTGTGTCAGAGGATCTTCATAAACTGAACCAGCCGCCGGCCTTCACACACGCTCATTACCTCAGCAcggccccccccccagcccctctcCACTGTGCACATCAGTTTTAAATATCACAGCAATAATATTTAGAATTTAAACTCAGCAGTGGTTCTCCTGCAGTAGATATAACTCTGTGAATTAAGGTGTATTTGCTGCTATTAAGAGCAATTTAtgtgaaaaaattaaaaaaggtatttattttgttaaacaGCTACATGACGCAGGGTTTATTTTGTAGAAGTTGTAGTAGTGCCTGTACGTGTCAATGGAGTTTGTGATCAGCTTCAAACATGCAGTGGTTTGAATATCACGACCTCATGAGATATTTATTAGATGTATTTCCGCATCCTACCGAACATCAGCAACGAGTAACTACTAAATGCACTTTGCGTTTTTTTGTTACAAGCACATGCTGCCCAGGGAAGTTACTTATAAAGGGAAACAGTTTGAGAGTCGACCAGAGAACTTTGTCGGAAATGATACGATTTTTTTGTTGCACCACCTAAATGAGTCCCAGCACATGCAGCCTCCCAGGACCACGACCCATCAGCTACAGGAAGTCAAAGCTTAAACATCACTGTTTCATAACCGTCCAGCTGTTTATCAGCCTGTGTCCCTCAGCTCCTCACGACGGGCAAACACAAGAAGCCTTACTGTCACATTCACATCTTCAAGCCTTCATCCTTCACTGAATGTTCATCTGACAAGTTTATTCTCCAGTAAGTCTCCGCTCTGCTGTTCAGTCACTGCCATGCACAGAACATGCACCACATGACGGAGTCACTTAATATATCACATCCAGTCCTGGCTTTAAAACTTTTTTCCCTTCCTAAATAGTGTTTTCAGTTGAGCTTTGTTTCTATGGACAGATGAAATAATCTGACTTgagataattaaaataattctcacgtttcagatttttatttgaatattgttTTGTCGATCTTTGATGGGAACTGAATCTCTGAATTacttttctttatatttgctAAAACAAAATGATTGGGACAATCATCAGCAAACAAATACGATCATAAGTGGAACTAGTTTCCTCATCAGGTCGATGCAGAAACTAAATCTAAGATTTGGACCTTAACTATCaagaaattaaatttaataaatagTCATACAGCCAAACAGACGTTTAATAGAAAAAGCCTTTGCACAGCTAAACAACCATGGGACTGTTTCTCATTTAACTGAATATACTGAACAGTTTAGATTCAAGCTACTCTGTCAAACATCACATGGCTTCACTTTGGGAGACTCACTTGTTTAATTTCTGAAGATTTAATTGATCCCGTGTGTAATTTGAATCACGAGGAGACGAGTGAGTCAGTTTCCATGTGActgatttaaaaacaggtcGTCCTTCATCTCTTCAGAAAATCAAGTGAAACATTTGTGACTTCAACTCAAACAAAAGAATCTAATAAAGATGTTCATGTGTTAAATGGTGGTTGTGTCATTTCTTTAAATCTGAGGAATTCTTATGAAATGCATTAGTCgggtttttttttatacaacttTATTGATGAACATGGCAACATGTTAAAGTCAGAACAGTTCactgaataaaacaaaccaatAGAATATACACAGCACATAAAACCTCTTTACCTCTAAGGCATGCTCCTTGTTTAGTCTTCTACACCCACTCCAACTGTGTGTTGAAACACTGAGTATCTGACATGTACAGAGTGAAAAGCCTCAAACACATTATGTGACCTTTTAAAACTACAGCGAAACCCCAGAAGTTactcccagtagaaacagtgcaTATGTTATAGAAAATGTGTTAAGTTCCTGTCCTCGTCCAGCTCTCTAACCCACATTCCTGTTCgctaaatgtgactaaatgcAAGTAATCAAGCAGTAAACCAACAGACAGCTCTAAATACACTATGGCATGGTTTAAAGAGAGAAATCAATCCGAGCAGGAAAACAGAAATCTGACCAACACTTTTGCAATCACAGAATTTTAAAATTTCAATGCGTTGCTGggtttattgttttgttcttttaccttaTCACCGGAGCTCTCGAACGGTCTACGTTCAGCAGTGGCACTGACTCAAAGGATTCCTCCTTTTTGAGTAGGGGGGGGAGCAAACTACGACAGGGCCTGACTCTACGACCTAAGCCTGCAGCGTCCTCCAACACTGTGAGCGAGAAGTGAAGGCAGCAGCGTTTCAATAAGAGACTTTGCACTGCACGTTCAGGGCAGATTCACAACACGACAGGAGAAATAGGataaaaaatgaaagagaatCATGTATTTCACCGATCTGACAGCTCGGGACATGGCTAACGTCTGGCAACAGGTTTGCATTGCATGCGGTTTGTTACACCAGGGTGAGAGATGACTACATCATTGTACAAATCGCTATCAGACTTACCAGGAGCAAACATAAGGCTATCATATTAAGCACATACGAAAAATGACAAGATATTTCCTCAGGTAATCTACAAAAGAGCGTTTTTCTGATTTGTTGAGAAGTCAAAACGTCATGAAACAATCATACAAGTCACGTCATGCATTTCATTCATGAAGGCAGATCATCCTTACTTCAAAAATATGGACTGTTCAGACTTTCAGAAATATCTTTACGACTAAGCATGAATGCATTGGAGGCATGTTAACGACACAGGTAAGCATTTGTCTTTGCATGTCATACTGGTCACTGAACAGAAACACTGGTTTCCTTAGGTTTCGCTTACCTGTGTTTTTGCGGCAGAACCTAAGGTGCAAGGTCAGGGACGACACTGCAAAGATCAGATATCGCACTGTTTGCCATCAGTGAACAATGCAGAGATTGTTTTAGACTTTTTAAATAGATATaaatcaacagcctttttcaaCATCAGAATAAATGTCATCATCAAAACGGAGCTACTGAGAAACTCTTCCGCTACTCGCATCATTCCACATGCTCATATAGGACATTGAAGAAATTAGATGAGAAACCTAAGCATGCTACACTGGATATATGCAGTGGGACGTTAAGCAATATGTTGCAATAAATGGCATTTTTGTAAAAAACATAAGTCTCGACTAGACAATGGCACTTGGCAGGTCAGAAATGTAAAAACCACATGACATCCTTAAAACAGTTCCTACCGGCAGTGGATATAAACACCGACATTCAAGCCTCAGTTCAGAGAAAAATAATCCAACTTCCTACACAGAAACCAGAACACGCTACGACTGAAGAGTCAGACGTCATGTTAAAACGGTCACACAAGGCAAGTCTCAGAAACATGTGGTACGAGAATCAAACATCTACAAAGTCCTTAAGCCTCTCCGCGGAACATTTCATACTTACCCACACacatggaggggggggagatggaAATATGTGACAAAAAAGTACTACATTGCTTCAAGTTTTGTAAAGCATCAAAAATAGGCGTTTTTCTCTCAAAAGTTCAAATCAGTTTGGTACTTACAGGAGAGGAGGGCTCAACTGATGGATGAAGACTGCTTAGCCACCCCCGACCCTATAACATCTACGTTCTTATACTGGGTAAAGACTAACAGAATGGGCACAGCAAAAATACTTTCTTTtgcaatgtttttatattaaaaaaacatttttataaaaaaagacaaatttatACATGTGAGTTAGTTCACAACTGGAGAGAATGGGCAAGACAAACGTTTCAATGCATTTTCCATACAATTTACCTGACTGTCCTGGAAAAAGAACAGCacaagaatatatatatatatgtttataagaACACTAAAAAATATGCAGCATTTTCTTGCAACCACGTTTTCTGAGGAACATGTTAAGAAAAACACTTGCTTACCACTTTTCTAAACTcgcctgtggaggaggaggaagtgtctATCAAGGCAAAATACAGAGCATACTACCTCAACAAGGTCAAACCAGAAAGagactttttaaaaaaacaacaagagtgCCACAGCAACGCAGGTAAATGCATGAGTTTACGATACAGATGCCAGTCAACTTTCTAATgacacaacaggaagtggaaaatTTTAAAAATAGTCAATCTACAAGAGGACGTTTGTTGGTCTGAACCGCTCGGGATCACTGCACGCACATATTGTATCTAAGAGCCTTATGGACAGTTGGAGAGAGACAGGACAGCACAACTTGGAGTCGACCATTTTGAACAATGAAACCCAGTCTAGGCCTGCGTTTAAACTTCAAccctccccccttccccctcaggtaaaaacacagaaattgTTGTCAACCCACCCGTCTGGTTCTGTAACCACCCCAACTTACCAACACAGGaggtttcagtttgttttattgcaaaaacacaacaggcaaTAGCATTTTTAAAACTGAGATGATTTACAAGGTAATGTCAACAGTTCAATAAACAGGAGTTCTAACCACATTTAATGTAGATACAGGACTGGAATGACCATATGTATAATTAACTCACTAAAAACAAAGCATttacaagaagaaaaaataaacaaaaacaaaaagaaagaggacaAGTTCGCCGGGAAATCTGCCATCTCTGTGAAACACTTTGAAACCAAGGAAATTTAAGATCTTCATCAAGGCGTCTGCATCCAAACATTTAACAAAGGATTTTGTTTCGACAATGTAGCATTTACTTTATGTCCGCTTCACATTACTGGCCCTGTGCAGAAGAAATACATAGAAGATACGTTGCATGTTAACAGCGGAAAGTGGACTCAGCTTCCTTAAATTAAATAGTTAAAAAACCTGTTTAGGAaggaagttgtgtgtttgttaagttTGTGTACGTGCTGCAGCCACCGGATTCCCTGTGAGGATCCTGGGGAGGAAGGAGGTTACGGCACCAAACTACTGAGTAAACATGAATGTGGAGGGCAGATTCTTATCGGGGGTGTACCTGAGGGGCTTGTGGTGCTGCACCCATCGCCTGAGGGCTGTTGGTACCATAGTACGCAGCCTGCTGCCGGTAGTACTCCGCCCAGGCAGCGCTGTAGTCAGGCTGGCCTCCGGGCTGGGTGGCTGCCGCTGCTGCAGTGGCCTGAGGGGCCGCTTGACCTAGAGGGCCAAAGACGAGAAAACAAATGAGTATGAAgtaatatattgtttattttacttCGGTACTACAGACTGGGGTGTAGCTACACGCTCGAGGGTGAAAGAGCAGACCAGTTAAACCAGAACTAGAGGCCAATTCATTCTTCTGCGTCGGGGCTACGCATTCATAGTTGCGTGTAGGCGTTTGTCGCGCTGCCATTACACCTTTGAAACACTAGGGGCAGTAGAGTTCCTACGCTGGTGTTTAGTGTGTTCTAGTTTACTAATCTACAAAAccttacttttttttaacttaacagCTTGGTGTTACCAAGCAGATCGTGTGTGGGAGATGATAAATCTTTCTTTTAACTGAACTCAAGTGGCCAGTCTGCCAGACAAGCAACGATACCAAGGGGATCAATCACAGCTCTTGCTTTCCTGGTCGCCTCCATGCATGGTTAGTTTTGGGGAGGTGAACATCAGGGTTCGTTGTAGGGCTTTGCATAGGGTACATGTCTATGGATAGAAATGGACGCAGCAGCGCCAATTGTGTTCCTTTATATATTTTCAGAACACACAATGTCTTTATGTTTGAATACTTACTATTCTTATATTGCAGTGCGAAGAACTTAAAGTTTAATGAGCAGCTGTTGAATTTCTAACCCCAAACCAATAAGCCACTAACGAAAGCCTCACACCTTTGAGAGCAGAGTGTGCCCAAATTATTGACTGGAAACGGTTTAGTCTAGTATTTTACCAGTTTATTGATAGTCATTTTTCAAACTGGTTAAGGTTATGTTCTCATGTTCCCAGAGGACAACATGTAAGAAGGGGAACGAACCCAACACCGACATCTCACGCGGGTGAGTCAGATACCTTCTTTGCTTTTTCTAGGGCGGCCGAGAAAGCAGCAACTCCACTACAGGGAGCTGCTGGAGTAACACAGCCGCCCATATCAACATTCACCTCCAAGGCAGAGGTCTGACTAATTATGGGCTCAGAGTATTTGGAACCGATTTGACGTTTTTAAACTATTGAATTCTCTGGTCAATAGGAGAACTGACTCCCACAGGGACGTACATCACTGTTCCGGACTAAGCAGCAGAAAATGGATCAATAACAGATTACAGTCTACACATCACGTCATGGGCAGATGCCATTATCTAGACACCCTGcaatattcatgtaaaatataTTATCTCTGATGTTACTGCAGGACAGAAAAGTATTAATTAAGTCAACATATTCACAATTTTGTAAACTTTGACCTTACCCTGACCTCAGCTACTAGAGCCAGTTTAATCTAGACTCTTCACAGTAAAACTCTTAAGGAAATACGATCACATTACGaacgtttattttttttatttgactaatTCAAGTCTAATCAGTCTTTACACGAGGATCACATTTAATTCTTTAATCATTTGCTACACGTATTGCAAACTGATTTGGGATCATTTTCCCTTTATAAAAAACATACCAGCATGACAGATAAAAATTCTAATTGcattagaaaataaaagtattgtGTGCATTCACTGCAATCAAATGCAGTAATAAGAGTTGAGAagtccaataaaaaaaattcagccacgaggggagggaggaaaatACTAAATCAATGAGGTGTGATCCCTAAGAGGAGTATTCACCTTGCTTCTTGTAATATTCCTCCCAGGCTTTCGTGTAGTCCTGAGGTTGTTGACTCTGCTGACCTGCAAAGAGAAGTGAGGAATGTGTGTTatagtaaaagaaaaataacctaCAAATCAAACTTTTAAATCTACAAACAGTCAGTAGCAGTAAGAGTCATGCAACATTAGAATAGTTTGCCATCAGTGTGGACAAAGCCCTATGATTGTCTAGAGAATAGGCTACTCTAAGCTCATAAGAAGGTTCTGTGTCGACAGCTCAGTCCTGGAGATAAACAAAGTGTTGCAGTCTAAACAGCACAGGCATCAAATGTCAAACCAGGTGGAGACACACTGAAAACTCTCCACAGCAGGCCAGCGATAATGACAAATCCCCAGACCTGAAAAAGAAGCTGACGGAATGCCCCGTGGCTGTTTAGACTGTCTTGTGTCAGTAGGTGTACACTGAAACTACGATCATATACCGGTTTTCTTGTAATATTCCTCCCAGGCCTTGGAGTAATCTGCCTGtccactctgacctgcagcctgTGGGTCACCTGTTAAAAAAAACCGTACTTGTAATTCAGTCAATCACTCGCAGTGgtttgtcctccacctgtctgggTCGGGCTTTCAGTCTAGTGATGGTGGAGAAAACTTTCCTGTCCCTTgcgtaatataaaaaaaaaggtcctcTGCAAAAGCAAAGTCATGGTGAAACCAAACCAACTGTCTCCTGGTAGAGGCACCAGGCAGACACTACTGCAGTAAAGCTAATAGACTACACTGATCTACCCTCGTCTGCAAGTTTCTGCTTCCTCTAGAAGTACCGACGATCGGCAAACTGTGGAAGAAATGTATTACCTTGGCCATTGCTTTGAGTTGTGCCGGGAGCGCCACTTGTTGGGGTCATGGGCGTCTGTGGCTGTTGTCCGTACTGAGCGTAGTAGGCTGCCCACGCTGCTGCATtggcatcagctgctgccttatCTGGACCAGAAACGTCTGGTTACAACAAATGGGACCAAACATTGAGTTCCAACTGTACAAAACATAAAACCATCTCCAGGGtctcttttgtttcctctttaggaAAGAATTTCTTGATTTTAAGTCTTTATAAATTCATGTGCTGATgacagcaaacaaaaaaaaaaaaaaaaaaaatcagactaAACTCAATCAACTACGAGCAGGTACTCACTTGGATCAGGTTGTCCCTGCTGCCAGTGTGGGTAGCCATTGCCCCATCCCTGAGGCTGGTAAGGTGCGGGTGGACcactgatgaaaataaataattatacatTTAGCACATCCCTCGACAGTCATTACAGAACTTTTAAAAAGATTGAAATCAAATACGGAGGTTAAATGTACTTACTGTGGCCCTGGAGGTCCCTGGTTATATGGTCCAGGGTTGTATGGACCCATGGGAGCCCCAGGAGGTCCAGGTGGCCCAGGAGGACCATGTTGGCCTGGGCCTCCATGTGGACCAGGGGGACCATGTGGGCCACCCATTGGTGTGACTGGTCCCTGAAAACACAGTCATTTAATAACAAGCACTAGTCAAATGTCactattagttttttttcaaaaacatcCGGTAACTCACTCCGAttttctcctccaccagctgcCTGGCGTAGTCGATCTGTTGCGGGGAGCCTCTGACTGTGAACATTTTGATGTTGGGATCCGCGTTGGGTGGAGGATTCCTCTGTAGCTCAATCCTGGCTCCGGACTGTTGGCTGATGCCTTTGATTGTCTCACCACCTGGAAGAATTAAGATTTAACAAATTACAACAGCGAAATGCCATGTCCTTGAAAGTGTTTCCCTAACTTTCTTTCCAAGAAGAGCTTTTAAAAGATTGTAGTGAGCCTGAAATACTGTAACATGCACCCCAGTCAAGAAGATGTGCAGTTAACACTCAAGCCCCAGATCCCGTTGACTAATAGCACTAGTGATTAAGATTGTCTAaatagtttgtgtgttcagGTCTCAGAACTTGTGGTTGGTTTTTACATCAGCTTCTCAGCGTGGTGCATGAGTTGTCATCATTGACCATCAACATAACTGCATTGAAATGGACCTTTGCTTTAAGTCATGGTTGTTTCCCTGATTTGTGTCAAAGCTCACCTACTGATATGGGGGAAAAATCATTAAACCATAGGCCTGTGCAATTGTTTAGCCCTAATATGTTAGAACAGTTTGTCCATTAATGACAGACCATATTCGCTTTGAAGAGAGCGTAACTAGGTGCAACTAGAGCCCATTTACAAGGTGCTGTATAATAGCTGCTTGCATAATGCATTTTGAGTAGAGCATTACGCTTACCTTTTCCAATGATGAGGCCGGTCTTCATTGTTGGGACGGTGAAGGTAAACTCCTGtaggccaccagggggccccaTGTTCCAGTTGCCCTGCCCACGGCCACGCCCTCTACCGCCgcctcccccaccaccacctccaccaccatgaCCTGGGGGTCCTCCAGCCTGGACACTCCTCAGCAGGTCAGATATGATCTCTGCCGCATGTTGAGCCTGGTCAGGGGGACCCATGATCTGTGCTATTCTGTCTGGTGTGCTGCCGTCATCTGAGGAGAAAAATATAGTGATTAGAGCCTATCCAGATTAGATTCTCACATACTGATGTCAGGGGGAAATGTGAATCTGTGTCTaaattctttgtattttttcaggTCTCAGAACTTGTGGTTGGGGTTTACATCAGTTGTTCAGCGTGGTGCATGATTTTTCATCATTGACCTTTTTAACTGCATCTAAATGTCTAAATTTATTCAGTAGCTTGTTCTCAGATCTGTGTGACTATAAGTTAACACTCACCTGGTTTAAACTGAATCCGGACGCCCGTGTCGTTCTGTATCTTCTTGATCATCTCTCCATTTCTGCCAATGACGATACCCACAGCAAACCGGGGGACGGGGACCTAAACGATGAGACAAAACCAAACATAAGATGTTGCGGAAAAACCATGCCCAAGATTATAAATAAGTAACTTATTACAAACACTCACATCCAAGCTATCTCCTCCTCCATtactgctgccgccgccgccgcctcctcctcctccaccgccacCTCCTCCAATTCTCGAACCATACTCGCCCCTCTGCTCCCGGAAGCCCTGGTCTCTGATCAGTTCCATGACCATCTCTTTGGCTTGCTGAGGGGAAACAGAATCATGACAACATTACATCAGCACTCCGTCTTTCACAATAGGTAATTGAGAATAATGTCTAaatagtttgtgtgttcagGTCTCAGAACTTGTGGTTGGTTTTTACATCAGCTTCTCAGCGTGGTGCATGAGTTTTCATCATTGACCATCAACATAACTGCATTGAAACTAGGACCTTTGTTTTAGGTCACGGCTGTTCTGATCTGTGACAAAGCTTACGTACCAAtatggtttaaaaaataaaccataGGCCTGTGTAATTGTGTAGCCCCAATGTTTCAGGACACAACTGTGAGTTAATGTGAcaccatctcctccagctccaaaTACATTTAGTAAGTTTACAAAGTTGGATTTTAACCCAGAAGGAATTACACACGTGTCCACTGTCTGTAGCCACTTCTCCAGATTTTAATGGGTTGTGCAAGAGCATTGTGTTGCGTGTGTTTATTTAACAAGTGCTGTGAATGCAATGGTCTAGCGGACAATGACCTACCTGAACTTTAAAGGGCTCTCCTGAAATTCGAAGTGGCTTATCTGCGCCTGTGTTTTGTGGCCCATCTTGGATCATGACCATCTTCACCCCGGCTCGTTCCTTTAGGTCAAGAGAAAcaacatatattcagttattgtgTCTCTAATTGACACTACTCCCAAAGCCTTTAGTTTATATTTTCGCTTCTGATCACAGGCCGAACACTCACCTGAAGGCTTTTGATGGTTTCTCCACCCTTTCCAATGACAAGTCCGGCTTTAGAGGCAGGGACCATGATCTCCTGAACAGTCATTCCCGGACCGTCGTTGTGATGGAACGCTGGAGCTGGACGTCCCTTATCAACAATCTCTGTCAGAAGTCTCTTTGCACCCCTGATGGTAGAAAAATTATGGTCATGCACTTTCTGGAACTCTTCAAAAGGAACCAATTGAGcctgtgatagaaattttacaCCAAGATTTGCACCACAAGTGTTGGATACTCACTGGATTGCTTCTGGTGGTCCTGTTAACGTCACCGACCTGTCTGGCATACCACCGCTGTCTATAACACATAGGAGGAAACGTTTATACAAACCATTCATAAAGGACTGTATCTGATATCCCAGTATCAGCAAAAATACCAGACCTACCAGGGGCAATCTGTATTTTACAGCCAGATTCCTGCTGCAGACGTGATATTTGTTCGCCCCCTCTTCCAATGACTAGACAAGAGGGGTGGGAGTGTTAAAACGCAATCCAAGCGATAAATAAATTGTGCttattttttaaactatttaaatgaCAAACTTACTGAAGCCGACCATTCCATCTGGGACCTTGAACTCTTCTGACAATGACCTAATAATGAGAAGTGCGAAGATTAataatgaacaaaatatgcaaaGTCTAGAtggcaaacatttaaattcaacctGTCTCTTACCTTGGGGCACCACCCATTCCTCCCATTCCTGAAAAGGCTGCAAAAAATACGATACAAAACATTAGCAGTAAAAACACATTATGGGTGTAAGTCATCCACCAATTAATGACAATTAGTTTGAGTGGAGAATTATCAAGAATTACAGTGATGTGATGAGCCATCACTACCACCATGGCATCATTGCTTCACTTACCATCACTTGTAGCCACTTTCTTCGTCTCTGGCTGGTCTGTGACAACACGACACAATAACCAGAATAAGTATCTGTTATTAAAACCCTCTAATCACACTACTATCAGGGTTTGAAAAAGGCCACCAGTTTATTCAGTACATTTACTTTAAGTTGTAAAGGCCGAAACAACAGCCAAAGTTTCCATCAATGTGGATCATTCAACTTTTTACAGTTTCTATAATTATATGAAAGATCTATGGGGCAAATAGACACTATAGTGGCAGAGTTATTTACTTAAACAATTACTAGTGATTGAGATTGTGTAaatagtttgtgtgttcagGTCTCAGAACTTGTGGTTGGTTTTTACATCAGCTTCTCAGCGTGGTGCATGAGTTGTCATCATTGACCATCCACATTTTAACTGCATTGAAACTAAGACTGTTATTTTAGGCTCATGGTTGTTTCCCTGATCTGTGACAAAGCGTACGTACCAATATGgtataaaaacaaaccataGGGCCTGTGTAATTATTTAGCCCCATTACTTAAGGAACTGCATCCATTCAGACAATTTTCTCTGTGAATGGAGCGTAACTAGGGCCTATTTACGAGGAGCTGTATAATGGCTCCTTGCATAATGCATTTAGAGAGTAGCGAGCATGAATTAGCCTTTGAATAGCCCAGTGAAACCTGCAGGAGTTTCTGTagacaaatgtcccatgttcTGCTGTTAAGGAAACAAGTTAAAAAGAGAACATGTTCTTTCCGTTCTCTTACATCTTTACTGTGGACAAATTTAATCTGACACAGGTTAGCTAAATACTAGTCAGATGCAGATCATTCA
It includes:
- the fubp1 gene encoding far upstream element-binding protein 1 isoform X9, whose product is MADYSNVAPPSSNAGGGMNDAFKDALQRARQIAAKIGGDGVAAPPSNEFGYGGQKRPLEDADQPETKKVATSDAFSGMGGMGGAPRSLSEEFKVPDGMVGFIIGRGGEQISRLQQESGCKIQIAPDSGGMPDRSVTLTGPPEAIQGAKRLLTEIVDKGRPAPAFHHNDGPGMTVQEIMVPASKAGLVIGKGGETIKSLQERAGVKMVMIQDGPQNTGADKPLRISGEPFKVQQAKEMVMELIRDQGFREQRGEYGSRIGGGGGGGGGGGGGGSSNGGGDSLDVPVPRFAVGIVIGRNGEMIKKIQNDTGVRIQFKPDDGSTPDRIAQIMGPPDQAQHAAEIISDLLRSVQAGGPPGHGGGGGGGGGGGRGRGRGQGNWNMGPPGGLQEFTFTVPTMKTGLIIGKGGETIKGISQQSGARIELQRNPPPNADPNIKMFTVRGSPQQIDYARQLVEEKIGGPVTPMGGPHGPPGPHGGPGQHGPPGPPGPPGAPMGPYNPGPYNQGPPGPHGPPAPYQPQGWGNGYPHWQQGQPDPNVSGPDKAAADANAAAWAAYYAQYGQQPQTPMTPTSGAPGTTQSNGQGQQSQQPQDYTKAWEEYYKKQGQAAPQATAAAAATQPGGQPDYSAAWAEYYRQQAAYYGTNSPQAMGAAPQAPQGQ
- the fubp1 gene encoding far upstream element-binding protein 1 isoform X5 codes for the protein MADYSNVAPPSSNAGGGMNDAFKDALQRARQIAAKIGGDGVAAPPSNEFGYGGQKRPLEDADQPETKKVATSDAFSGMGGMGGAPRSLSEEFKVPDGMVGFIIGRGGEQISRLQQESGCKIQIAPDSGGMPDRSVTLTGPPEAIQGAKRLLTEIVDKGRPAPAFHHNDGPGMTVQEIMVPASKAGLVIGKGGETIKSLQERAGVKMVMIQDGPQNTGADKPLRISGEPFKVQQAKEMVMELIRDQGFREQRGEYGSRIGGGGGGGGGGGGGGSSNGGGDSLDVPVPRFAVGIVIGRNGEMIKKIQNDTGVRIQFKPDDGSTPDRIAQIMGPPDQAQHAAEIISDLLRSVQAGGPPGHGGGGGGGGGGGRGRGRGQGNWNMGPPGGLQEFTFTVPTMKTGLIIGKGGETIKGISQQSGARIELQRNPPPNADPNIKMFTVRGSPQQIDYARQLVEEKIGGPVTPMGGPHGPPGPHGGPGQHGPPGPPGPPGAPMGPYNPGPYNQGPPGPHGPPAPYQPQGWGNGYPHWQQGQPDPNVSGPDKAAADANAAAWAAYYAQYGQQPQTPMTPTSGAPGTTQSNGQGDPQAAGQSGQADYSKAWEEYYKKTGQQSQQPQDYTKAWEEYYKKQGQAAPQATAAAAATQPGGQPDYSAAWAEYYRQQAAYYGTNSPQAMGAAPQAPQGQ
- the fubp1 gene encoding far upstream element-binding protein 1 isoform X3, which codes for MADYSNVAPPSSNAGGGMNDAFKDALQRARQVGRPIAAKIGGDGVAAPPSNEFGYGGQKRPLEDAGGYFPMPNLNIDQPETKKVATSDAFSGMGGMGGAPRSLSEEFKVPDGMVGFIIGRGGEQISRLQQESGCKIQIAPDSGGMPDRSVTLTGPPEAIQGAKRLLTEIVDKGRPAPAFHHNDGPGMTVQEIMVPASKAGLVIGKGGETIKSLQERAGVKMVMIQDGPQNTGADKPLRISGEPFKVQQAKEMVMELIRDQGFREQRGEYGSRIGGGGGGGGGGGGGGSSNGGGDSLDVPVPRFAVGIVIGRNGEMIKKIQNDTGVRIQFKPDDGSTPDRIAQIMGPPDQAQHAAEIISDLLRSVQAGGPPGHGGGGGGGGGGGRGRGRGQGNWNMGPPGGLQEFTFTVPTMKTGLIIGKGGETIKGISQQSGARIELQRNPPPNADPNIKMFTVRGSPQQIDYARQLVEEKIGGPVTPMGGPHGPPGPHGGPGQHGPPGPPGPPGAPMGPYNPGPYNQGPPGPHGPPAPYQPQGWGNGYPHWQQGQPDPNVSGPDKAAADANAAAWAAYYAQYGQQPQTPMTPTSGAPGTTQSNGQGDPQAAGQSGQADYSKAWEEYYKKTGQQSQQPQDYTKAWEEYYKKQGQAAPQATAAAAATQPGGQPDYSAAWAEYYRQQAAYYGTNSPQAMGAAPQAPQGQ